The following are from one region of the Amycolatopsis sp. QT-25 genome:
- a CDS encoding fumarate hydratase, translated as MAPTTFQHTEVLPLAKDTHTEYRLLGTEGVEVVEAAGRKFLQVEPEALTKLAKTAITDIQHLLRSSHLAQLRAIVDDPEASGNDRFVAMDLLRNAAISAGGVLPMCQDTGTAIVIGKRGEGVLTGADDERALSRGIFEAYQELNLRYSQMAPVNFWDERNTGTNLPAQIELYHKDDIAGQSEVPSYEFLFMAKGGGSANKTFLYQETKAVLNPKRLAKFLDEKLRSLGTAACPPYHLAIVVGGTSAEFNLKVAKLASARYLDDLPTEGSELGHGFRDVDLEQQVLEMTRQFGIGAQFGGKYFCHDVRVIRLPRHGASCPVGVAVSCSADRQAKAKITADGVFLEQLERDPARFLPDVTEEDLSDEVVTVDLHRPMAEIRAQLSRLPVKTRLSLTGPLVVARDIAHAKIAERLDAGEEMPQYLRDHPVYYAGPAKTPDGYASGSFGPTTAGRMDSYVEQFQAAGGSLVMLAKGNRSKKVTAACDEHGGFYLGSIGGPAARLAQDCIKKVDVLEYAELGMEAVWKIEVEDFPAFIVIDDKGNDFFEATSEPVLQISFR; from the coding sequence GTGGCGCCCACCACGTTCCAGCACACTGAAGTCCTTCCGCTCGCGAAGGACACCCACACCGAGTACCGGCTGCTCGGCACCGAAGGTGTCGAGGTCGTCGAGGCCGCGGGCCGGAAGTTTCTCCAGGTCGAGCCCGAAGCGCTGACCAAACTCGCCAAGACCGCGATCACCGACATCCAGCACCTGTTGCGCTCGTCGCATCTGGCGCAGCTGCGAGCGATCGTCGACGATCCCGAAGCCAGCGGCAACGACCGGTTCGTCGCGATGGACCTGTTGCGCAACGCGGCGATCTCCGCCGGCGGCGTCCTCCCGATGTGCCAGGACACCGGCACGGCGATCGTGATCGGCAAACGCGGCGAAGGAGTACTCACCGGCGCCGACGACGAGCGCGCGCTCTCGCGAGGCATTTTCGAGGCCTATCAGGAGTTGAATCTGCGTTATTCGCAGATGGCGCCGGTGAATTTCTGGGACGAGCGGAATACGGGCACCAACTTGCCCGCGCAGATCGAGCTCTATCACAAGGACGACATCGCCGGGCAGTCCGAAGTCCCCAGCTATGAATTCCTGTTCATGGCCAAGGGTGGCGGCAGCGCGAACAAGACGTTCCTCTATCAGGAAACGAAAGCGGTTCTGAATCCAAAGCGGCTCGCGAAGTTCCTCGACGAGAAGCTGCGCAGCCTCGGCACCGCCGCCTGTCCGCCGTACCACCTCGCGATCGTCGTCGGCGGTACGTCGGCGGAGTTCAACCTGAAGGTCGCGAAGCTGGCTTCCGCGCGCTATCTCGACGACCTGCCCACCGAGGGTTCCGAGCTGGGCCACGGTTTCCGCGACGTCGACCTCGAACAGCAGGTGCTGGAGATGACGCGCCAGTTCGGCATCGGCGCCCAGTTCGGTGGCAAGTACTTCTGCCACGACGTCCGCGTGATCCGCCTGCCGCGCCACGGCGCGTCCTGCCCGGTCGGCGTCGCCGTCTCGTGCTCCGCGGACCGCCAGGCGAAGGCGAAGATCACCGCGGACGGCGTGTTCCTGGAGCAACTGGAGCGCGACCCGGCACGTTTCCTGCCGGACGTGACCGAGGAAGACCTGTCCGACGAGGTCGTGACCGTCGATCTCCACCGGCCGATGGCCGAGATCCGTGCCCAGCTCTCGCGGCTGCCGGTGAAGACGCGCCTGTCGCTGACCGGCCCGCTCGTCGTCGCGCGCGACATCGCGCACGCGAAGATCGCCGAGCGGCTCGACGCGGGCGAAGAGATGCCTCAGTACCTTCGCGACCACCCGGTGTACTACGCGGGCCCGGCGAAGACACCCGATGGCTACGCGTCGGGTTCCTTCGGGCCGACCACCGCGGGGCGCATGGACTCCTACGTCGAGCAGTTCCAGGCCGCGGGCGGCTCGCTGGTGATGCTGGCGAAAGGCAACCGGTCCAAGAAGGTGACCGCCGCGTGCGACGAACACGGCGGGTTCTACCTCGGCTCGATCGGCGGCCCGGCCGCCCGGCTCGCGCAGGACTGCATCAAGAAGGTCGACGTGCTCGAGTACGCCGAGCTGGGGATGGAGGCGGTGTGGAAGATCGAGGTCGAGGACTTCCCCGCGTTCATCGTCATCGACGACAAGGGCAACGACTTCTTCGAGGCCACCTCGGAACCCGTGCTGCAGATCAGCTTCCGCTGA
- a CDS encoding ABC transporter permease subunit: protein MLLWTRRSRILLWVVFAVLFTAIVLAPLLMIVLASVAGSWTGLLPGALTGSHFAQALSGETFASLSVSIQTGVVASVVSVVLGTWAALASQSAPPRLRKAVDTLFHLPIAVPSVVLGLALLVAFSRPPLAFNSTRWIVLLGHVMILLPFSYSTVSAAIARMDPLLAQAAASLGAGPLRVLLRARLPVLLPSISASASLALAMSMGELGATMMLYPPDWRTLPASIFALTDRGQVFLASASTVLLLAVTLAGVVLLGLARGRAAQR, encoded by the coding sequence GTGCTGCTGTGGACAAGGCGTAGCCGGATACTGCTGTGGGTGGTGTTCGCGGTGCTGTTCACCGCGATCGTGCTGGCGCCGCTGCTGATGATCGTGCTGGCGTCGGTCGCCGGGAGCTGGACGGGACTGCTGCCGGGGGCGCTCACCGGCTCCCATTTCGCGCAGGCGCTGTCCGGGGAGACGTTCGCGAGTCTTTCGGTGAGCATCCAGACCGGTGTCGTCGCGTCGGTGGTCTCGGTGGTGCTGGGGACTTGGGCCGCGCTCGCGTCGCAGTCGGCGCCGCCCCGGCTGCGGAAGGCCGTCGACACCCTGTTCCACCTGCCGATCGCGGTGCCGTCCGTGGTGCTGGGGCTGGCGCTGCTGGTCGCGTTCAGCCGTCCGCCGCTCGCCTTCAACAGCACACGCTGGATCGTGCTGCTGGGGCACGTGATGATCCTGCTGCCGTTCTCCTACAGCACGGTGTCCGCCGCGATCGCCCGGATGGATCCGCTGCTGGCGCAGGCGGCGGCGAGCCTCGGCGCGGGGCCGCTCCGCGTGCTGCTGCGGGCGCGGCTGCCGGTGCTGCTGCCGTCGATCTCGGCTTCGGCGAGTCTCGCGCTGGCGATGTCGATGGGCGAACTGGGCGCGACGATGATGCTGTACCCACCGGACTGGCGGACGCTGCCCGCGAGCATCTTCGCGCTCACGGACCGGGGGCAGGTGTTCCTGGCGTCGGCGAGCACGGTGCTGCTGCTGGCCGTCACCCTCGCCGGGGTGGTGCTCCTCGGACTCGCGCGCGGCCGCGCGGCGCAGCGATGA